The Saccharothrix variisporea genome has a segment encoding these proteins:
- a CDS encoding MurR/RpiR family transcriptional regulator — translation MSTESTDASPLVRIRSLLPGLARAEQRVAKVVLDNPATVAHRSITEVAEAAGTSETTVTRFCKAIGVGGYPELRIALAADTARTAARTDRDLGGDIGPGDDLRQVVGKVAFADARAVEETAEQLNVETLQAVVEAVAGAGRVDVYGFGASAFVAFDLQQKLHRIGRTCFAWNDTHIALTSAAVLSGNDVAVGISHTGSTAETVEALRVAKEHGATTVALTNFPRSPITEVADHVLTTAARETTFRSGAMASRIAQLTVIDCLFIGVAQKHVDTAKTALEATYDAVSGHRLGARPDGRRRRETGK, via the coding sequence GTGTCCACCGAAAGCACCGACGCCAGTCCCCTCGTCCGGATCCGGTCACTGCTCCCCGGCCTCGCCCGCGCCGAGCAGCGGGTGGCGAAGGTCGTGCTGGACAACCCCGCGACCGTCGCCCACCGCAGCATCACCGAGGTCGCCGAGGCCGCCGGCACCAGCGAGACGACGGTGACCCGGTTCTGCAAGGCCATCGGCGTCGGCGGTTACCCGGAGCTGCGCATCGCGCTGGCCGCCGACACCGCACGCACCGCCGCCCGCACCGACCGGGACCTCGGCGGCGACATCGGTCCCGGCGACGACCTGCGCCAGGTCGTCGGCAAGGTCGCCTTCGCCGACGCCCGCGCGGTCGAGGAGACCGCCGAGCAGCTCAACGTCGAGACCCTCCAGGCCGTGGTCGAGGCGGTCGCCGGGGCGGGACGGGTGGACGTCTACGGGTTCGGCGCCAGCGCGTTCGTCGCGTTCGACCTGCAGCAGAAGCTGCACCGGATCGGCCGCACGTGCTTCGCCTGGAACGACACCCACATCGCGCTCACCTCCGCCGCGGTCCTGAGCGGCAACGACGTCGCCGTGGGCATCTCGCACACCGGGTCCACCGCCGAGACCGTCGAGGCGCTCCGGGTCGCGAAGGAGCACGGCGCGACCACGGTGGCGCTGACGAACTTCCCCCGCTCGCCGATCACCGAGGTCGCCGACCACGTCCTGACCACCGCCGCCCGCGAGACCACGTTCCGCTCGGGTGCGATGGCCAGCCGGATCGCGCAGCTCACGGTCATCGACTGCCTGTTCATCGGGGTCGCCCAGAAGCACGTCGACACCGCCAAGACCGCGCTGGAGGCCACCTACGACGCGGTGTCGGGGCACCGCCTGGGCGCCCGGCCGGACGGCAGGCGGCGCCGGGAGACCGGTAAATGA
- the murQ gene encoding N-acetylmuramic acid 6-phosphate etherase, which produces MTPRRQGVAVRVDSPTETRNPRTLDIDVLSTLDVLRLINAEDHRVPDAVEAVLPELAQAADLAVNALRAGHRVHYVGAGTSGRLATLDAAEIVPTFNAPPDWFVAHHAGGPEALVKAVEDVEDEAAGGAAQIRRHATAGDVVLGVTASGRTPFVVAALNEARNLGARTVLVSNNPSAPRVDVDVLITVDTGPEAIAGSTRMKAGTSQKLVLTSFSTAVMVRLGRTYSNLMVSMRATNAKLRGRTVRILREATGLAENECTTALADAGGDLKVALVHLLSGVPIAQAAEALETAQGYVRQALALLTGR; this is translated from the coding sequence ATGACCCCGCGCCGGCAGGGGGTCGCGGTCCGGGTGGACTCGCCGACGGAGACGCGCAACCCGCGGACGCTCGACATCGACGTGCTGTCCACGCTGGACGTGCTGCGGCTGATCAACGCCGAGGACCACCGCGTGCCGGACGCGGTCGAGGCCGTGCTGCCGGAGCTGGCGCAGGCCGCCGACCTCGCGGTGAACGCGCTGCGCGCCGGTCACCGCGTGCACTACGTGGGCGCGGGCACGTCCGGGCGGCTGGCCACGCTGGACGCCGCCGAGATCGTGCCGACGTTCAACGCGCCGCCCGACTGGTTCGTCGCCCACCACGCCGGCGGCCCGGAAGCGCTGGTCAAGGCGGTGGAGGACGTCGAGGACGAGGCCGCCGGCGGTGCCGCGCAGATCCGCAGGCACGCGACCGCGGGCGACGTGGTGCTGGGGGTCACCGCCTCCGGCCGGACTCCGTTCGTGGTGGCCGCCCTCAACGAGGCCCGCAACCTGGGCGCCCGCACGGTCCTGGTCTCCAACAACCCGAGCGCGCCGCGCGTGGACGTGGACGTCCTGATCACCGTCGACACCGGTCCGGAGGCGATCGCCGGGTCCACCCGGATGAAGGCGGGCACCTCGCAGAAGCTGGTGCTCACCTCGTTCTCCACGGCGGTGATGGTCCGGCTGGGGCGCACGTACTCGAACCTGATGGTGTCGATGCGGGCCACGAACGCCAAGCTGCGCGGCCGGACGGTGCGCATCCTGCGCGAGGCGACCGGGCTGGCCGAGAACGAGTGCACGACGGCGCTGGCGGACGCGGGCGGCGACCTGAAGGTGGCGCTGGTGCACCTGCTGTCCGGCGTGCCGATCGCCCAGGCCGCCGAGGCGTTGGAGACCGCGCAGGGCTACGTCCGCCAGGCGTTGGCGCTGCTCACGGGACGCTAG
- a CDS encoding Lrp/AsnC family transcriptional regulator, which translates to MSIDLDRVDWALLEALQEDARLSYNELARRVHVSPPTVAQRVRRLENAGVITGYRATVDPTAVGRTVVALVRMKCYGPRCITVHPELLDDCPEVVEVLRLTGDICSVVKVVTTSITELERLLVRLSGYGETSSAMVLSTPIPWRPISA; encoded by the coding sequence GTGAGCATCGACCTGGACCGCGTCGACTGGGCACTCCTGGAAGCACTCCAGGAGGACGCACGGCTGTCGTACAACGAACTGGCCCGCCGCGTGCACGTGTCGCCGCCAACCGTGGCCCAACGCGTGCGCCGACTGGAGAACGCGGGGGTGATCACCGGCTACCGGGCAACCGTCGACCCCACGGCGGTAGGCCGAACCGTCGTGGCCCTGGTCCGCATGAAGTGCTACGGGCCGCGGTGCATCACCGTCCACCCGGAACTGCTGGACGACTGCCCCGAGGTCGTCGAAGTCCTGCGCCTGACAGGGGACATCTGCTCGGTGGTCAAGGTCGTGACGACGTCGATCACCGAACTGGAACGCCTGCTCGTCCGCCTCTCGGGCTACGGCGAAACGTCCTCGGCGATGGTCCTGTCCACCCCGATCCCATGGCGCCCCATCTCCGCCTGA
- a CDS encoding tryptophan 2,3-dioxygenase, with the protein MDCPVAPKLDFGGTTPYEDYVHASVLHSLQQQWSKDPREMSFLVITQVMELYFGLLCFEWRQAQKELRADDLRAAVRTLHRSDLHMQALNAAWRPIARMTPGEFNAFRDALGEGSGFQSGRYREVEFLLGEKSRSMLVPHRAVPAQHDALEALLAEPSLYDDVLAALHRQGLAIPDEVLHRDFSEPYQPNADVERVWTEIYRSGSRDLLELGEALTDIAEEFARWRYDHLLATRRSMGSKVGTGGSAGVAWLEKRTQRSIFPELWTARSYV; encoded by the coding sequence ATGGACTGCCCGGTCGCACCCAAACTGGACTTCGGCGGCACGACGCCCTACGAGGACTACGTGCACGCCTCCGTGCTGCACTCGCTGCAACAGCAGTGGTCCAAGGACCCGCGCGAGATGTCGTTCCTGGTGATCACCCAGGTCATGGAGCTGTACTTCGGCCTGCTCTGCTTCGAGTGGCGGCAGGCGCAGAAGGAGCTGCGGGCCGACGACCTGCGGGCCGCCGTGCGCACCCTGCACCGCAGTGACCTGCACATGCAGGCGCTCAACGCGGCGTGGCGGCCGATCGCCCGGATGACCCCCGGCGAGTTCAACGCCTTCCGGGACGCCCTCGGTGAGGGGTCGGGCTTCCAGTCCGGCCGCTACCGCGAGGTGGAGTTCCTGCTCGGCGAGAAGTCCCGCTCGATGCTCGTCCCGCACCGCGCGGTGCCCGCCCAGCACGACGCGCTGGAGGCGCTGCTGGCCGAACCGAGCCTGTACGACGACGTCCTCGCCGCCCTGCACCGCCAGGGCCTGGCGATCCCCGACGAGGTGCTCCACCGCGACTTCAGCGAGCCCTACCAGCCCAACGCCGACGTCGAGCGGGTGTGGACCGAGATCTACCGGTCCGGGTCGCGGGACCTCCTCGAACTCGGCGAGGCGCTGACCGACATCGCCGAGGAGTTCGCCCGCTGGCGCTACGACCACCTGCTGGCCACCCGCCGGTCCATGGGCTCGAAGGTCGGCACCGGCGGCTCGGCGGGGGTTGCGTGGCTGGAGAAGCGCACGCAACGCTCCATCTTCCCGGAACTGTGGACCGCGAGGAGCTACGTGTGA
- the kynU gene encoding kynureninase, which yields MNRDPLAHVRDLFDLDDDVVYLDGNSLGAPPKNVAERVQEVVKHQWGSRLIRSWSEGWWEAPERVGNRVGRLVGAAAGQVVVCDSTSVNLFKALMAAVRSTDRSEIVVDAGTFPTDGYIAQSVAELTGLALRPADPDRLDLRDTTAAVLLNHVDYRTGRLLDMAALTEQAHAVGAKVVWDLCHSAGVLPIELDALGVDLAVGCTYKFLNGGPGSPAFIYVPTRAQQGFHQPLTGWTGHQVPFAMQPDYTPDPGVSRARVGTPDILSMLALDAALDVWDQVDLQDVRAKGLALTGHFMDLVRDLPGIEVLTPADEWRGHQVSLRHVRAGALMDALIERNIIGDFRAPDVLRFGFAPLYNTFEDADRAATTLKELL from the coding sequence GTGAACCGAGACCCCTTGGCGCATGTGCGCGACCTGTTCGACCTGGACGACGACGTCGTCTACCTCGACGGCAACTCGCTCGGCGCACCGCCCAAGAACGTCGCCGAGCGCGTTCAGGAGGTCGTCAAGCACCAGTGGGGCTCGCGGCTCATCCGCAGCTGGTCGGAAGGCTGGTGGGAGGCCCCGGAACGGGTCGGCAACCGGGTCGGGCGGCTGGTCGGCGCGGCGGCCGGGCAGGTCGTCGTGTGCGACTCGACCAGCGTGAACCTGTTCAAGGCGCTGATGGCGGCGGTCCGCAGCACCGACCGGTCCGAGATCGTCGTGGACGCCGGCACGTTCCCCACCGACGGCTACATCGCGCAGTCCGTGGCCGAGCTGACCGGCCTGGCCCTGCGCCCGGCCGACCCGGACCGCCTGGACCTGCGCGACACCACGGCGGCCGTGCTGCTCAACCACGTCGACTACCGCACCGGGCGGCTGCTGGACATGGCGGCGCTGACCGAGCAGGCGCACGCGGTGGGCGCGAAGGTCGTCTGGGACCTGTGCCACAGCGCCGGCGTGCTGCCGATCGAGCTGGACGCGCTGGGCGTGGACCTCGCCGTGGGCTGCACCTACAAGTTCCTCAACGGCGGCCCCGGCTCGCCGGCGTTCATCTACGTGCCGACCAGGGCGCAGCAGGGCTTCCACCAGCCGCTGACCGGGTGGACCGGCCACCAGGTGCCGTTCGCGATGCAGCCGGACTACACGCCCGACCCCGGCGTGTCCCGGGCGCGGGTCGGCACGCCGGACATCCTGTCCATGCTGGCCCTCGACGCGGCGCTGGACGTCTGGGACCAGGTGGACCTGCAGGACGTCCGGGCCAAGGGCCTCGCGCTCACCGGGCACTTCATGGACCTGGTCCGCGACCTGCCCGGCATCGAGGTCCTGACACCCGCGGACGAGTGGCGCGGCCACCAAGTGTCCCTGCGGCACGTCAGGGCCGGCGCGCTGATGGACGCGCTGATCGAGCGGAACATCATCGGCGACTTCCGCGCGCCCGACGTGCTCCGCTTCGGCTTCGCCCCGCTCTACAACACCTTCGAGGACGCCGACCGCGCGGCGACCACCCTCAAGGAGCTGCTCTAG
- a CDS encoding oxidoreductase, whose product MTDPLAPLLDLPGVPEAVQTARDAVFQVHRHRVNLRGWATTAAEASVRAARASAALDGGPTQIPADGSVSDPVLAGALRVAESLGTILPTWQRAPLQALAKLHVLAGADLGAELGRPRVAPGVSERLDLLASLVTGGTSVAGPLVVAVVHGELMSLAPFPTANGVVARAASRLTSIATGLDPKSLGVPEVHCLRRQDEYAAALHGFSTGEPEGVAQWITFWCAALEAGAREARSIADAASS is encoded by the coding sequence GTGACCGATCCGCTCGCCCCGCTGCTGGACCTGCCCGGCGTGCCCGAGGCCGTCCAGACCGCCCGCGACGCCGTCTTCCAGGTGCACCGCCACCGCGTCAACCTGCGCGGTTGGGCGACCACCGCCGCCGAGGCCTCCGTGCGCGCCGCCCGCGCGTCGGCCGCGCTGGACGGCGGGCCGACCCAGATCCCGGCGGACGGGTCGGTGTCCGACCCGGTGCTGGCGGGGGCGCTGCGGGTCGCCGAGTCGCTGGGCACCATCCTGCCGACGTGGCAGCGCGCGCCGTTGCAGGCGTTGGCGAAGCTGCACGTCCTGGCGGGGGCGGACCTGGGTGCCGAGCTGGGGCGTCCGCGGGTCGCGCCGGGCGTGTCGGAGCGCTTGGACCTGCTGGCTTCCCTGGTGACGGGCGGAACCTCCGTGGCCGGCCCGCTGGTGGTCGCGGTGGTGCACGGCGAGCTGATGTCGCTGGCCCCGTTCCCCACGGCCAACGGAGTCGTCGCGCGGGCCGCTTCACGCCTGACCTCGATCGCCACGGGCTTGGACCCGAAGTCGCTGGGCGTGCCGGAGGTGCACTGCCTGCGGCGGCAGGACGAGTACGCGGCGGCCCTGCACGGGTTCTCCACCGGCGAGCCCGAGGGCGTGGCGCAGTGGATCACGTTCTGGTGCGCGGCCTTGGAGGCCGGCGCCCGCGAGGCTAGGAGCATCGCGGACGCCGCCAGTTCCTAG
- a CDS encoding GNAT family N-acetyltransferase yields MTWYDRPTLTGEHVRLEPLGPHHAEGLLEAGKDPEIWRWLSVRQPRSLQEAQDMVAAILDDPNRRAWAQIDPHTEEVAGTTSYYEIDPKHRGLYIGYTWIGARWQRTALNRNAKLLLLTRAFEDLGAHRVGWHTDARNERSQRAIERLGATREGVLRVHRVRPDGTLRDTVVYSMTAEEWPAAKARLSA; encoded by the coding sequence ATGACCTGGTACGACCGCCCCACGCTGACCGGCGAGCACGTCCGCCTCGAACCGCTCGGCCCACACCACGCCGAAGGCCTGCTGGAAGCCGGCAAGGACCCGGAGATCTGGCGCTGGCTCAGCGTCCGCCAACCGCGGAGCCTTCAGGAGGCCCAGGACATGGTCGCCGCCATCCTGGACGACCCGAACCGGCGCGCCTGGGCGCAGATCGACCCGCACACCGAGGAGGTCGCCGGCACCACCTCGTACTACGAGATCGACCCCAAGCACCGCGGCCTCTACATCGGCTACACGTGGATCGGCGCGCGCTGGCAGCGCACCGCGCTCAACCGCAACGCCAAGCTCCTGCTCCTGACCAGGGCTTTCGAGGACCTGGGCGCCCACCGCGTCGGCTGGCACACCGACGCCCGCAACGAGCGGTCGCAGCGGGCGATCGAACGGCTCGGCGCCACGCGCGAGGGCGTCCTCCGCGTCCACCGGGTCCGTCCGGACGGCACTCTGCGCGACACCGTCGTCTACTCGATGACCGCCGAGGAGTGGCCGGCCGCGAAGGCCCGCTTGAGCGCGTGA
- the acs gene encoding acetate--CoA ligase, translating to MTQPQAQGPALDNLLTENRTFPPSPEFAAQANATAELYEEAKADREAFWAKQAERLSWDTKWTQVLDWSNAPYAKWFVGGKLNVAYNCVDRHVESGHGDQVAIHWEGEPGDSRAITYAELQREVSKAANALTELGVGAEDRVAIYMPMVPEAIFSMLACARLGALHSVVFGGFSAEALRTRIEDSQAKLVITTDGQYRRGNPAALKPAVDEAVANAKSVEHVLVVKRTNTDVEWTEGRDIWWHDLVEKQSDQHTPEAFDSEHPLFILYTSGTTGRPKGILHTSGGYLTQASYTHHYVFDLKPDTDVYWCTADIGWVTGHSYIVYGPLSNRVTQVVYEGTPNTPHEGRHWEIVQKYGVSIYYTAPTLIRTFMKWGADIPAKYDLSSLRVLGSVGEPINPEAWIWYRETIGAGKTPVVDTWWQTETGAIMISPLPGATSTKPGSAQRPLPGIGAKVVDDQGVEVPHGGGGYLVLDEPWPSMLRGIWGDDERYRDTYWSRFGEQGFYFAGDGAKYDNDGDIWLLGRVDDVMNVSGHRISTTEVESALVSHPTVAEAAVVGATDPTTGQGIVAFVILRGGVADEASGAEAIKALRDHVAKEIGPIAKPRQIMVVPELPKTRSGKIMRRLLRDVAENRAIGDVTTLADSSVMDLISSGLKSGASED from the coding sequence ATGACCCAGCCGCAAGCCCAGGGACCCGCCCTGGACAACCTGCTGACGGAGAACCGGACGTTCCCGCCCAGCCCGGAGTTCGCGGCGCAGGCGAACGCCACCGCCGAGCTGTACGAGGAGGCGAAGGCCGACCGCGAGGCGTTCTGGGCGAAGCAGGCGGAGCGGCTGAGCTGGGACACCAAGTGGACCCAGGTGCTGGACTGGTCGAACGCGCCCTACGCGAAGTGGTTCGTCGGCGGCAAGCTCAACGTCGCCTACAACTGCGTGGACCGGCACGTCGAGTCCGGCCACGGCGACCAGGTCGCCATCCACTGGGAGGGCGAGCCCGGCGACAGCCGCGCCATCACCTACGCCGAGCTCCAGCGCGAGGTGTCCAAGGCGGCCAACGCGCTGACCGAGCTGGGCGTGGGCGCCGAGGACCGGGTCGCCATCTACATGCCGATGGTGCCCGAGGCGATCTTCTCGATGCTCGCGTGCGCCCGCCTGGGCGCGCTGCACAGCGTCGTGTTCGGCGGCTTCTCCGCCGAGGCGCTGCGCACCCGCATCGAGGACTCGCAGGCCAAGCTGGTGATCACCACCGACGGCCAGTACCGCCGCGGCAACCCGGCCGCGCTCAAGCCCGCCGTGGACGAGGCCGTCGCCAACGCCAAGAGCGTCGAGCACGTCCTGGTGGTCAAGCGCACCAACACCGACGTCGAGTGGACCGAGGGCCGCGACATCTGGTGGCACGACCTGGTCGAGAAGCAGTCCGACCAGCACACCCCGGAGGCGTTCGACTCCGAGCACCCGCTGTTCATCCTGTACACGTCGGGCACCACGGGCCGCCCCAAGGGCATCCTGCACACGTCCGGCGGCTACCTGACACAGGCGTCCTACACGCACCACTACGTGTTCGACCTCAAGCCGGACACCGACGTCTACTGGTGCACCGCCGACATCGGCTGGGTCACCGGCCACAGCTACATCGTCTACGGCCCGCTGTCCAACCGCGTCACGCAGGTCGTCTACGAGGGCACGCCGAACACCCCGCACGAGGGCCGGCACTGGGAGATCGTGCAGAAGTACGGCGTCTCCATCTACTACACCGCGCCCACGCTGATCCGCACGTTCATGAAGTGGGGCGCGGACATCCCCGCCAAGTACGACCTGTCCTCGCTGCGCGTGCTGGGCAGCGTCGGCGAGCCGATCAACCCCGAGGCGTGGATCTGGTACCGCGAGACCATCGGCGCGGGCAAGACCCCCGTCGTGGACACGTGGTGGCAGACCGAGACCGGCGCGATCATGATCTCGCCGCTGCCCGGCGCGACCTCGACCAAGCCCGGTTCGGCGCAGCGCCCGCTGCCCGGCATCGGCGCGAAGGTCGTGGACGACCAGGGCGTCGAGGTGCCGCACGGCGGTGGTGGCTACCTGGTGCTGGACGAGCCGTGGCCGTCGATGCTGCGCGGCATCTGGGGCGACGACGAGCGCTACCGCGACACCTACTGGTCCCGGTTCGGCGAGCAGGGCTTCTACTTCGCCGGCGACGGCGCGAAGTACGACAACGACGGCGACATCTGGCTGCTGGGCCGCGTGGACGACGTGATGAACGTGTCCGGGCACCGCATCTCCACCACCGAGGTCGAGTCCGCGCTGGTCTCGCACCCGACCGTGGCGGAGGCGGCGGTCGTCGGCGCGACCGATCCGACCACCGGCCAGGGCATCGTCGCGTTCGTCATCCTGCGCGGCGGGGTGGCCGACGAGGCGTCCGGCGCGGAGGCGATCAAGGCGCTGCGCGACCACGTGGCCAAGGAGATCGGCCCGATCGCGAAGCCCCGGCAGATCATGGTCGTGCCGGAGCTGCCCAAGACCCGGTCCGGCAAGATCATGCGCCGCCTGCTGCGCGACGTGGCGGAGAACCGGGCGATCGGCGACGTGACCACGCTGGCCGACTCGTCGGTGATGGACCTCATCTCCAGCGGCCTGAAGTCGGGCGCTTCGGAGGACTGA
- the nhaA gene encoding Na+/H+ antiporter NhaA — protein MNRKRQVVAEFARYLRTETVGGIVLLAATAVALLWANSPISGSYEALRDFHIGPESLHLSLSLGDWAKDGLLAIFFFVAGLELKRELVIGELNNVKAAILPVVAAVGGMVLPALIALAVGWGEPGIERAWAIPVATDIAFALGVLAITASGLPSSLRVFLLSLAVVDDLGAIILIAVLFTASFNVVAALVAVALLGLYAFLQHKRVTSPLLYVPLAVGTWVAVHAAGIHATIAGVALALLTRVRKDHYEHEAPALRLEHRLQPWSAGVAVPLFALFAAGVPVNAEALGALFSDKLALGVMAGLVVGKLVGIVGASALAVWFKAAVWPSGAGWRDITAVAMLGGVGFTVSLLIADLALDGAAAEQAKAAVLIASMTASLLAAVLLVRRSRVHQRIDEEA, from the coding sequence ATGAACCGCAAGCGCCAAGTCGTCGCCGAGTTCGCCCGTTACCTGCGCACCGAGACCGTCGGCGGCATCGTCCTGCTCGCCGCCACCGCCGTCGCGCTGCTGTGGGCCAACTCCCCCATCAGCGGCTCGTACGAGGCGTTGCGCGACTTCCACATCGGACCCGAGTCGCTCCACTTGAGCCTGAGCCTCGGCGACTGGGCCAAGGACGGTCTGCTCGCGATCTTCTTCTTCGTCGCCGGGCTGGAGCTCAAGCGCGAACTGGTGATCGGCGAGCTGAACAACGTCAAAGCCGCGATCCTGCCCGTGGTCGCGGCGGTCGGCGGGATGGTGTTGCCCGCGCTGATCGCCCTCGCGGTCGGGTGGGGCGAGCCGGGAATCGAGCGCGCCTGGGCGATCCCGGTGGCGACAGACATCGCGTTCGCGCTGGGCGTCCTGGCGATCACCGCGTCCGGGCTGCCGTCGAGCCTGCGGGTGTTCCTGCTGAGCCTGGCCGTGGTGGACGACCTGGGCGCGATCATCCTCATCGCCGTGCTGTTCACCGCCTCTTTCAACGTGGTGGCGGCGCTGGTCGCCGTGGCGTTGTTGGGGTTGTACGCGTTCTTGCAGCACAAGCGGGTCACCTCGCCGCTGCTGTACGTGCCGCTCGCGGTCGGGACGTGGGTCGCGGTGCACGCGGCCGGCATCCACGCGACCATCGCCGGCGTGGCACTGGCCCTGCTGACCCGCGTCCGCAAGGACCACTACGAGCACGAGGCGCCCGCGCTGCGGTTGGAGCACCGCTTGCAGCCGTGGTCGGCCGGGGTGGCGGTGCCGCTGTTCGCGCTGTTCGCGGCGGGTGTGCCGGTGAACGCGGAGGCGCTGGGCGCGTTGTTCTCGGACAAGCTGGCGCTGGGCGTGATGGCGGGGCTGGTGGTGGGCAAGCTGGTCGGGATCGTCGGGGCGTCCGCGCTGGCGGTGTGGTTCAAGGCGGCCGTGTGGCCCAGCGGTGCCGGGTGGCGGGACATCACGGCCGTCGCGATGCTCGGCGGGGTGGGGTTCACGGTGAGCTTGTTGATCGCCGACCTCGCGCTTGATGGGGCGGCGGCTGAACAGGCCAAAGCCGCAGTGCTCATCGCGTCTATGACGGCTTCTCTGTTGGCGGCCGTTTTGTTGGTTCGGCGCAGTCGCGTACACCAACGCATTGACGAAGAAGCGTAG
- a CDS encoding phage holin family protein, which translates to MTSARENTNGSGLPPVPSIPLTAESAAKIAEETSIGGLVRDATAHLSTLVRAEVELAKSEIAGEVKKGLKGSVFFVLALTVLAFAMFFLFMALGFGLNDLFGLGLGWSFLITFGVMLFTAVAFGFLGYRKVRKIKAPKRTIESAKDTVAALRNRGDGS; encoded by the coding sequence GTGACCAGCGCTCGGGAGAACACCAACGGCAGCGGGCTGCCACCTGTTCCGTCGATCCCGTTGACCGCGGAGAGCGCGGCGAAGATCGCGGAGGAAACGTCCATCGGCGGGTTGGTCCGCGACGCCACGGCACACCTGTCCACCCTGGTGCGCGCCGAGGTCGAGCTGGCCAAGTCGGAGATCGCCGGCGAGGTCAAGAAGGGCCTCAAGGGCAGCGTCTTCTTCGTCCTGGCGCTCACCGTGCTCGCGTTCGCCATGTTCTTCCTGTTCATGGCGCTCGGGTTCGGCCTCAACGACCTGTTCGGGCTGGGGCTGGGCTGGTCCTTCCTGATCACGTTCGGCGTCATGCTCTTCACCGCCGTCGCGTTCGGGTTCCTGGGGTACCGCAAGGTGCGCAAAATCAAGGCGCCGAAGCGGACCATCGAGTCGGCCAAGGACACCGTCGCGGCCCTCCGCAACCGCGGCGACGGGTCCTGA
- a CDS encoding alpha/beta fold hydrolase: MRLPPDPSTARVAGPWAHRDVSANGIRLHVAELGDGPLVLLLHGFPEFWWTWRHQLVALAEAGYRAVAVDLRGYGDSDKPPRGYDGFTLAGDVAGLVKALGAARAHLVGHAWGGMLAWTVAAMHQRLVESITTISAPHPLALRHAIRRHPRGQGRASGHVFRFQLPVYPERWLTADGGAAVARLLTAWGGPKWTVSPEFDEVVRRDREAVLVPGVAHSAMEYYRWAVRSQLRGDGRRFAEAVDRRLDVPVLQLHGALDPVVLESTAADSGRWVGAGSQFRTLPEVGHFPHQEAPNTTNGLITGFLAAARP, translated from the coding sequence GTGCGGCTGCCGCCGGACCCGTCCACCGCCCGGGTCGCCGGACCCTGGGCCCACCGGGACGTGTCCGCGAACGGCATCCGCCTGCACGTGGCCGAACTGGGCGACGGCCCGCTCGTCCTGCTGCTGCACGGGTTCCCGGAGTTCTGGTGGACCTGGCGGCACCAGCTCGTGGCGCTGGCCGAGGCCGGGTACCGGGCGGTCGCGGTGGACCTGCGCGGCTACGGCGACTCGGACAAACCGCCGCGCGGCTACGACGGGTTCACCCTCGCCGGTGACGTCGCGGGCCTGGTGAAGGCGCTCGGCGCGGCCCGCGCGCACCTCGTCGGGCACGCCTGGGGCGGCATGCTCGCGTGGACGGTCGCCGCGATGCACCAGCGGCTGGTCGAGTCGATCACCACGATCTCCGCCCCGCACCCGCTCGCGCTGCGCCACGCGATCCGCCGCCACCCGCGCGGGCAGGGCCGGGCCAGCGGGCACGTCTTCCGGTTCCAGCTGCCGGTGTACCCGGAGCGGTGGCTGACCGCCGACGGCGGCGCGGCGGTCGCCCGGCTGCTCACCGCGTGGGGCGGTCCGAAGTGGACGGTGTCGCCGGAGTTCGACGAGGTGGTGCGGCGCGACCGGGAGGCGGTGCTGGTGCCCGGCGTCGCGCACTCCGCGATGGAGTACTACCGGTGGGCGGTGCGCTCGCAGCTGCGCGGCGACGGCCGGCGCTTCGCCGAGGCGGTGGACCGGCGGCTGGACGTGCCGGTGCTCCAGCTGCACGGGGCGCTGGACCCGGTGGTGCTGGAGTCCACGGCGGCCGACTCGGGCCGCTGGGTGGGCGCCGGCTCGCAGTTCCGCACCCTGCCCGAGGTCGGCCACTTCCCGCACCAGGAGGCGCCGAACACGACCAACGGGCTGATCACCGGCTTCCTGGCCGCAGCACGGCCGTGA